One stretch of Alcaligenes faecalis DNA includes these proteins:
- the ccsB gene encoding c-type cytochrome biogenesis protein CcsB: MAQTLSSATPSMWQDNIASSGDRRGIRGRPDWTDVLYLIVLALGAAYALNVYSTSMDYYEKIILVAFVPFVAWLGWLWRPLRTLLVLSGLTALLAVWLYSTGDGLSTGDIEKADSVFLLKYLFSSQSAILWMCALFILATVMYWAGFFSSTAAWMGSGLTWAAVYAGMTGLLVRWREGHLLGPDIGHIPVSNLYEVFVLLALITALFYMYYERRYNTRALGGFVLLAISSLVIFLLWYSFTRDAHQIQPLVPALKSWWMKLHVPANFIGYGTFSLAAMVGFAYLVKENGETRSRAKLIPVFLLGAILCAEPMIFGSRELSPTWMLYFGIGSVIVGTILYFRGPISRKLPSLEVLDDIMYRAIAVGFAFFTVATVLGALWAADAWGTYWQWDPKETWALIVWLNYAAWLHLRLLKGLRGTMAAYWALGGLLITSFAFLGVNMFLSGLHSYGEL; this comes from the coding sequence ATGGCGCAGACCCTTTCTTCGGCCACTCCTTCGATGTGGCAAGACAATATCGCTTCCAGTGGTGACCGGCGCGGTATCCGTGGCCGTCCGGACTGGACGGATGTGCTGTATCTGATCGTGCTGGCTTTGGGCGCGGCGTATGCGCTCAATGTGTACAGCACCAGCATGGATTACTACGAGAAGATCATTCTGGTGGCGTTCGTGCCCTTTGTGGCCTGGCTGGGGTGGTTGTGGCGTCCGCTGCGCACGCTGCTGGTGCTCTCGGGTCTGACGGCTTTGCTGGCGGTCTGGCTGTACAGTACGGGCGATGGTCTCAGTACAGGCGATATTGAAAAGGCCGATTCGGTTTTTCTGCTGAAGTACTTGTTCTCTTCCCAGTCCGCTATTTTGTGGATGTGTGCGCTGTTCATTCTGGCGACGGTGATGTACTGGGCTGGTTTTTTCAGCAGTACTGCAGCCTGGATGGGCTCGGGGCTGACCTGGGCAGCGGTCTACGCCGGGATGACGGGTTTGCTGGTGCGCTGGCGCGAAGGTCACTTGCTGGGTCCGGATATTGGTCATATTCCGGTCAGCAATCTGTATGAAGTGTTTGTACTGCTGGCGCTGATTACGGCCTTGTTCTACATGTATTACGAGCGTCGTTACAACACGCGTGCCCTGGGTGGCTTTGTGCTGTTGGCGATCAGCTCGCTGGTTATTTTCCTGCTGTGGTATTCCTTCACGCGTGATGCGCATCAGATTCAGCCTTTGGTGCCTGCGCTGAAAAGCTGGTGGATGAAGTTGCATGTACCGGCCAACTTTATTGGTTACGGTACGTTCTCCTTGGCGGCCATGGTGGGCTTTGCGTATCTGGTTAAGGAAAATGGCGAGACGCGTTCGCGTGCCAAGCTGATTCCGGTGTTTTTGCTGGGCGCGATTCTGTGTGCCGAGCCCATGATTTTTGGTTCGCGCGAGTTGTCGCCTACCTGGATGCTGTATTTCGGTATCGGTAGTGTGATCGTGGGGACGATTCTGTATTTCCGTGGTCCGATTTCGCGCAAGCTGCCTTCGCTGGAGGTGCTTGATGACATCATGTACCGGGCGATTGCGGTGGGTTTTGCCTTCTTTACGGTGGCTACGGTGTTGGGGGCTTTGTGGGCCGCTGATGCCTGGGGCACGTACTGGCAGTGGGACCCGAAAGAGACTTGGGCCTTGATTGTGTGGCTGAACTATGCGGCCTGGTTGCACTTGCGTTTGCTTAAAGGCCTGCGTGGCACGATGGCGGCGTACTGGGCGCTGGGTGGGCTGCTGATTACCAGCTTTGCGTTCCTGGGCGTGAATATGTTCTTGTCGGGGTTGCATTCCTACGGGGAGCTGTAA
- a CDS encoding cytochrome c biogenesis protein ResB, which yields MKKVSPVRRFAADFLELLGSMRFAISLLMFICVASLIGTVLAQNQPANTYIDQFGPYWFEFFDHFSIWSIYNSGWFMVIMTFLVVSTTLCVIRNAPKMIREMRTFKEHVRGGSLKAFPHRVELESAGAPAHSREQVQGWLQSQGYAVRVRQDDDGSMMMAAKKGSANKLGYIFAHLAIVVICVGGLLDSELPVRLQVWLGGKQPITENMLISQVPESGRLGLGNPSFRANMLVPEGARTATAVINSGDGVLIQPLPFALELKRFLVEYYSTGMPSSFKSEVEVTDPVTGDTFERTIEVNEPLRYKGVTVYQSGFDDGGSILSLKGYPLVGTGSKTFALNGKVGETVGIAAQESPNEHALTVQLTELRPINVENLSEGDPQPKAMIEHVAAVTGSAANKKDQHLKNVGPSVNYRLIDDQGQSREFVNYMLPVELDGTLVFLAGMRFSPAEPFRYVRFPADDKGSLKEFMDLRAATQNEALVTQAAERFAERNSSSPEQKELMLSASRTALQTFVRAGFDGLISRVPESERERILGFAIPMIQFTLSELRDLLRQQQGLPELDYSQENSDANRWIQSAVLAFANLPDYPAPVMLTLDSFEQVQASVFQVARSPGMYIVYLGCLFLIIGVFSMFYIRDRRVWVWIRPHNQGSSVMAAMTSQRRNLDFNLEFDRLKAAFNRLSV from the coding sequence GTGAAAAAAGTATCCCCCGTGCGTCGCTTTGCGGCCGATTTCCTGGAATTGCTCGGTTCGATGCGCTTTGCCATCAGCTTGCTGATGTTCATTTGCGTAGCCAGCCTGATCGGCACTGTTCTGGCGCAAAATCAGCCGGCTAATACGTATATCGATCAATTCGGGCCGTACTGGTTTGAGTTTTTCGACCATTTCTCGATCTGGTCCATCTACAACAGTGGCTGGTTCATGGTCATCATGACGTTTCTGGTGGTCTCGACCACGCTGTGCGTCATTCGTAATGCTCCCAAGATGATCCGCGAAATGCGCACGTTCAAAGAACATGTGCGCGGCGGCAGTCTGAAAGCCTTCCCCCACCGTGTTGAACTGGAAAGTGCCGGTGCTCCCGCCCATAGCCGCGAGCAAGTGCAAGGCTGGTTGCAGTCCCAGGGTTACGCCGTGCGCGTGCGTCAGGATGACGACGGCAGCATGATGATGGCGGCCAAGAAGGGTAGCGCCAACAAGCTGGGTTACATTTTTGCTCACTTGGCGATTGTGGTGATCTGTGTGGGCGGCCTGCTCGACAGCGAATTGCCCGTGCGCCTGCAAGTGTGGTTGGGCGGCAAACAGCCTATTACTGAAAACATGCTGATTTCCCAGGTGCCCGAGTCGGGTCGACTTGGCCTGGGCAATCCCAGCTTCCGTGCCAATATGCTGGTGCCCGAGGGTGCCCGTACCGCCACCGCAGTCATTAACTCCGGTGACGGCGTCCTGATTCAGCCCCTGCCGTTTGCCCTGGAGCTCAAGCGTTTCCTGGTGGAGTACTACTCGACCGGCATGCCCAGCAGCTTCAAGAGCGAAGTGGAAGTTACCGATCCCGTTACGGGCGATACGTTCGAGCGCACCATCGAGGTGAACGAGCCGCTGCGCTACAAGGGCGTCACGGTTTACCAGTCCGGCTTTGACGATGGCGGCAGTATTCTCAGCCTGAAGGGCTATCCCTTGGTTGGTACTGGTTCCAAGACGTTTGCTCTGAACGGCAAAGTGGGCGAGACCGTGGGCATTGCGGCCCAGGAAAGCCCCAACGAACATGCTTTGACGGTGCAACTGACCGAGCTGCGCCCCATCAACGTGGAAAACTTGTCTGAGGGCGATCCTCAGCCCAAGGCCATGATTGAACACGTGGCTGCTGTTACCGGTAGTGCTGCCAACAAGAAAGATCAGCATCTGAAGAACGTCGGCCCCAGCGTGAACTATCGCTTGATCGACGATCAAGGCCAGTCCCGCGAGTTTGTGAACTACATGCTGCCTGTGGAGCTGGATGGCACCCTGGTGTTTCTGGCCGGTATGCGTTTCTCGCCCGCCGAGCCGTTCCGCTATGTGCGTTTCCCGGCTGACGACAAGGGTTCCCTGAAAGAATTCATGGATTTGCGTGCGGCTACGCAGAACGAGGCCTTGGTGACCCAGGCAGCCGAGCGCTTTGCCGAACGTAATTCTTCTTCGCCCGAGCAAAAAGAGCTGATGCTCTCCGCTTCCAGAACTGCCTTGCAGACTTTTGTGCGTGCCGGTTTTGATGGCTTGATCAGCCGTGTTCCCGAGTCCGAGCGCGAGCGTATTCTGGGTTTTGCGATTCCCATGATTCAGTTCACACTGTCGGAATTGCGTGATTTGCTCAGGCAGCAACAAGGTTTGCCAGAGTTGGATTACAGTCAGGAAAATAGCGATGCCAATCGCTGGATTCAGTCTGCTGTACTGGCGTTTGCCAACCTGCCTGACTACCCGGCGCCCGTTATGTTGACCTTGGACAGCTTTGAGCAAGTTCAGGCCAGCGTATTCCAGGTGGCGCGCAGTCCGGGCATGTACATTGTGTACTTGGGTTGCTTGTTTCTGATTATTGGCGTGTTCTCGATGTTCTATATCCGGGATCGCCGCGTGTGGGTCTGGATCCGCCCTCACAACCAAGGCAGCAGCGTAATGGCTGCCATGACATCTCAACGTCGTAACTTGGACTTTAACCTCGAGTTTGATCGCCTGAAAGCGGCTTTCAACCGGCTATCTGTCTGA
- a CDS encoding c-type cytochrome: MKRALSRVVIASSLTMACSVVFTANVANAAGLAKPDAAKGEQLYLQGEMSRGVLACVTCHGDGGNSIIPVNPSLAHQPYEYLVKQLHDFRAKDEKSVPSRRGPEGANSLMTAIAAGMTEEDMKNVAFFLSQQSVDWEQAANATKEDTMERGQKIWRGGLPERGVAACAACHSPDGAGMPGQFPRLAGQHPAYIAEQLKLFRSGDRANGPMMHDIADRMSDADIAAVSDFAAGLR; the protein is encoded by the coding sequence ATGAAGCGTGCGCTTTCCCGAGTCGTTATCGCAAGCAGCCTGACGATGGCTTGCTCTGTGGTTTTTACCGCTAACGTGGCCAATGCAGCCGGTCTGGCCAAGCCAGATGCCGCCAAAGGCGAGCAGCTCTACCTGCAAGGTGAGATGTCGCGTGGCGTGCTGGCCTGTGTGACCTGTCACGGGGATGGCGGCAACAGTATTATTCCGGTCAACCCGTCGCTGGCTCACCAGCCGTACGAGTACCTGGTCAAGCAGCTGCACGATTTCCGTGCCAAGGACGAGAAGTCTGTTCCTTCCCGCCGCGGCCCTGAAGGCGCCAACAGCCTGATGACCGCCATTGCGGCCGGCATGACCGAAGAAGACATGAAAAACGTGGCTTTCTTCCTGTCCCAACAGTCCGTGGACTGGGAACAGGCGGCTAACGCCACCAAAGAAGACACCATGGAACGTGGCCAGAAGATCTGGCGCGGCGGTTTGCCCGAGCGCGGTGTAGCTGCCTGTGCCGCTTGCCACTCGCCTGATGGCGCTGGTATGCCCGGTCAGTTCCCCCGTCTGGCTGGCCAGCACCCTGCCTACATTGCCGAACAGCTCAAATTGTTCCGCAGCGGCGACCGTGCCAATGGCCCCATGATGCATGACATCGCGGATCGCATGTCGGACGCCGACATTGCAGCCGTGTCAGATTTCGCAGCTGGCCTGCGTTAA
- the yihA gene encoding ribosome biogenesis GTP-binding protein YihA/YsxC — translation MSILHRAHFTISAAQIDQLPPPGPPEVCFVGRSNAGKSSAINVLANQRKLAFSSKTPGRTRLINMFGIPDPLSPGDFLGHLVDLPGYGYAAVARHEKQDWAEILGDYLVTRPSIAGIVLLIDIRRGVTDLDMRLADWIAPTGKPVLALLTKADKLPYGQRIKAVAEVRRQLREIGALHALPFSSTDRIGLPEATECIENWISPKVVP, via the coding sequence ATGTCGATACTGCACCGCGCTCACTTCACGATTTCAGCTGCTCAGATCGATCAGCTGCCTCCTCCCGGACCGCCAGAGGTCTGTTTTGTGGGGCGCTCCAATGCGGGCAAATCCTCCGCCATCAATGTGTTGGCCAACCAACGGAAACTGGCTTTTTCCAGTAAAACGCCGGGACGAACACGTCTGATCAATATGTTCGGCATCCCCGATCCGCTCTCGCCGGGCGACTTTCTGGGCCACCTGGTGGACTTGCCTGGCTATGGCTACGCCGCCGTGGCCCGCCACGAAAAGCAGGACTGGGCCGAAATTCTGGGCGACTACCTGGTCACCCGCCCCTCGATTGCCGGCATTGTGTTGCTGATCGACATCCGCCGCGGCGTGACCGATCTGGATATGCGTCTGGCCGACTGGATTGCCCCCACCGGCAAACCCGTACTGGCGCTTTTGACCAAGGCCGACAAACTGCCGTATGGTCAACGCATCAAGGCGGTTGCCGAAGTGCGCCGCCAACTCCGGGAAATTGGCGCTCTGCATGCGCTGCCCTTCTCCTCCACTGATCGTATCGGCTTGCCCGAAGCGACCGAATGCATCGAAAACTGGATTTCTCCGAAGGTTGTTCCATGA
- the hemB gene encoding porphobilinogen synthase, whose product MTRFIPPADFPNTRLRRNRRDEFSRRLVRENRLSTDDLIYPVFVREGEKVQEQVGSMPGVMRYSPDELMRVAEQCLKLGIPVLSLFPSIDPSLKTPDGSEAANPNGLIPRVVGMLKQQFPELGVLTDVALDPYTSHGQDGILDEAGHILNEETVAMLIRQAQTQAQAGVDIVAPSDMMDGRIGSIRAALDKDQFIHTRIMAYSAKYASAFYGPFRDAVGSAANLGRSNKNTYQMDPANRNEALREVAADIREGADMVMVKPGLPYLDILRDVKDAFGMPTYAYQVSGEYAMIKAAAQNGWLDHDKVMMESLLAFKRAGGDGILTYFAIEAAKLMREQNC is encoded by the coding sequence ATGACTCGTTTTATTCCTCCTGCCGACTTTCCTAATACTCGCTTGCGCCGTAACCGCCGCGACGAGTTTTCCCGCCGTCTGGTGCGTGAAAACCGCCTGTCCACAGACGACCTGATCTACCCGGTCTTTGTGCGTGAAGGCGAGAAAGTTCAGGAGCAAGTTGGCTCCATGCCAGGCGTCATGCGCTATTCGCCTGACGAACTGATGCGCGTGGCCGAACAGTGTCTGAAGCTGGGCATCCCCGTGCTGTCCCTGTTCCCTTCCATCGACCCGTCCCTGAAAACACCGGATGGCAGCGAAGCCGCCAACCCGAACGGCCTGATCCCCCGCGTGGTGGGCATGCTCAAGCAGCAATTCCCCGAGCTGGGCGTGCTGACTGACGTGGCGCTGGACCCCTACACCAGCCATGGCCAGGACGGCATTCTGGACGAAGCCGGTCACATCCTGAATGAAGAGACGGTCGCCATGTTGATCCGTCAGGCCCAAACGCAAGCCCAGGCTGGCGTGGACATTGTGGCCCCCAGCGACATGATGGACGGCCGTATCGGCTCCATTCGCGCCGCTTTGGACAAGGACCAGTTCATCCACACCCGCATCATGGCTTACTCGGCCAAGTACGCCAGCGCCTTCTACGGCCCCTTCCGCGATGCGGTGGGCTCGGCTGCCAATCTGGGGCGTTCCAACAAGAACACCTACCAGATGGACCCCGCCAACCGTAACGAAGCCCTGCGCGAAGTGGCCGCCGACATCCGCGAAGGCGCCGATATGGTCATGGTCAAACCTGGCCTGCCTTACCTAGACATCCTGCGCGACGTGAAAGACGCCTTTGGCATGCCAACCTACGCCTACCAAGTCAGTGGCGAGTACGCGATGATCAAGGCCGCCGCCCAGAACGGTTGGCTGGATCACGACAAGGTCATGATGGAATCTCTGCTGGCATTCAAACGTGCAGGCGGCGACGGCATTCTGACCTATTTCGCCATCGAAGCCGCCAAGCTGATGCGCGAACAGAACTGCTGA
- the dsbD gene encoding protein-disulfide reductase DsbD codes for MPLSLKRSPFSAQRLGAWFAVFLVLMLAWLATPLTAQAEEEFLDPEQAFVLTAAMSQPDQLDIHFQIAPEYYMYRKRFGISTEKAEHLGSPQLPDGEKVYDPTFDEVMEVYRNSVTLRVPVLADSGTGQDLKIDVVSQGCADAGLCYSPSTQTLTLIPTGQGWEVAGPFGVLSVPAPGEGSGQKTDTATTSTATAASTGGVASALSLSDVGLADYLKQAGWGQIVLLSFVFGLLLSFTPCVLPMVPILLSIIAGRNQPAPSRWHGLKMAFAFVLGLSLVYTLLGVAAGLLGAGLASWLQNPWVLGLFALILVVLALSMLDVFTVQAPAALQNRLNDTMNRLPGGQMGGVFLMGLLSALIVGPCVAAPLAGVLLFISQTGDVVLGGSALFALAWGSGVLLLIVGAGSGSVLPKAGAWMESVKTAFGVLLLATAWWMVSPLMSGTIAVFGWVVLALWAAALLGAFGRGTAARTPWSALRQGVGMMLAVWAIMMMISIALGRPSVIRPLEGLKSSGTVAAAQSKVEFQRVSSLQELEERLAKTTRPVMLDFYADWCVSCIEMENFTFSDPAVAQRMAQFDLLQVDVTANTPEDRELLKHFRLFGPPGIMFFDSKGKQLEQLRVIGFQDASRFSKVLDEVLAGA; via the coding sequence GTGCCTTTGTCTTTGAAGCGTTCCCCGTTTTCTGCCCAGCGTCTTGGCGCGTGGTTTGCTGTTTTCCTTGTCCTGATGCTGGCCTGGCTGGCAACGCCTTTGACGGCGCAGGCAGAGGAAGAGTTTCTGGACCCGGAACAGGCTTTTGTACTGACCGCGGCCATGAGCCAGCCCGATCAGCTGGATATCCATTTCCAGATCGCGCCTGAATACTATATGTATCGCAAGCGCTTCGGGATCTCGACCGAGAAGGCCGAGCATCTGGGTAGCCCCCAGCTTCCCGATGGCGAAAAGGTGTACGACCCTACTTTTGACGAAGTCATGGAGGTCTACCGGAATTCGGTCACCCTGCGAGTGCCCGTTCTGGCGGATAGCGGCACTGGCCAGGATCTGAAAATTGATGTGGTCAGTCAGGGTTGTGCCGATGCTGGCCTGTGTTACTCCCCCTCTACGCAAACGCTGACCCTGATTCCCACCGGACAGGGCTGGGAAGTGGCCGGTCCCTTTGGCGTGCTATCGGTGCCTGCGCCCGGTGAAGGCTCGGGCCAGAAAACAGACACGGCAACAACATCTACCGCCACAGCTGCCAGCACAGGTGGCGTAGCGTCGGCATTGAGTCTCAGTGATGTGGGCCTGGCTGATTACCTCAAGCAGGCTGGCTGGGGTCAGATCGTGCTGCTGAGCTTTGTGTTCGGCTTGCTGCTGTCCTTTACGCCTTGCGTCCTGCCGATGGTGCCGATTTTGCTGTCCATCATTGCGGGTCGTAATCAGCCCGCGCCATCGCGCTGGCATGGTCTGAAAATGGCCTTTGCCTTTGTGCTGGGCTTGTCTCTGGTTTACACCTTGCTGGGTGTGGCGGCAGGCTTGCTGGGTGCAGGCTTGGCAAGCTGGTTGCAGAATCCATGGGTCTTGGGTCTGTTTGCCCTGATTCTGGTGGTGCTAGCCTTGTCCATGCTGGACGTGTTTACGGTACAGGCTCCGGCGGCACTGCAAAATCGCCTGAACGACACAATGAACCGATTGCCGGGCGGGCAGATGGGTGGCGTGTTCCTGATGGGCCTGCTGTCTGCGCTGATTGTCGGCCCTTGCGTGGCAGCGCCTTTGGCGGGCGTGCTGCTGTTTATCTCGCAGACGGGTGATGTGGTCCTGGGCGGCTCGGCCCTGTTTGCCTTGGCCTGGGGTTCGGGCGTCTTGCTGCTGATTGTGGGTGCGGGTTCGGGCAGTGTCTTGCCCAAGGCCGGTGCCTGGATGGAAAGCGTCAAGACCGCCTTTGGTGTCTTGTTGCTGGCTACTGCCTGGTGGATGGTCTCGCCCTTGATGTCCGGCACGATCGCCGTCTTTGGCTGGGTCGTTCTGGCCTTGTGGGCCGCTGCCTTGCTGGGCGCATTCGGGCGCGGTACGGCTGCACGCACGCCGTGGTCGGCCTTGCGACAGGGCGTAGGCATGATGCTGGCGGTCTGGGCCATCATGATGATGATCAGCATTGCCCTGGGTCGCCCCAGCGTGATTCGTCCTTTGGAAGGGCTGAAATCGTCCGGTACGGTGGCCGCTGCTCAAAGCAAGGTGGAGTTTCAGCGAGTCAGCAGCTTGCAGGAGCTGGAAGAGCGTCTGGCCAAGACCACTCGCCCTGTAATGCTGGATTTCTACGCAGACTGGTGCGTGTCCTGCATCGAAATGGAGAACTTCACCTTTAGTGATCCTGCGGTTGCACAGCGTATGGCGCAGTTTGATTTGCTGCAGGTGGATGTGACAGCCAATACCCCCGAGGATAGGGAATTGCTGAAACATTTCCGCCTGTTTGGCCCTCCTGGCATCATGTTTTTCGATTCCAAGGGGAAACAGCTGGAACAACTGCGCGTGATCGGTTTTCAGGACGCCAGCCGCTTTTCGAAGGTGCTGGATGAGGTTCTGGCCGGTGCCTGA
- the cutA gene encoding divalent-cation tolerance protein CutA, with protein MSSENSSSSKPKLALTLPDLDAQQLVLVQTTVPDMMLAKYLAHHLVEDGIAACANLAPASLSMYMWQGELQGDEEITLTFKTTVARLPELADRLREQHPYELPELIVLPVVGGFTAYLDWVRTQTRPA; from the coding sequence ATGTCCTCTGAGAATTCCTCCAGTTCCAAACCCAAACTGGCTTTGACCTTGCCCGATCTCGATGCACAGCAATTGGTGCTGGTGCAGACCACGGTGCCCGATATGATGCTGGCCAAATACCTGGCTCATCACTTGGTTGAGGATGGAATTGCAGCTTGTGCGAACCTTGCGCCCGCCAGTTTGTCTATGTACATGTGGCAAGGGGAGTTACAGGGCGATGAGGAAATCACGCTGACTTTCAAAACCACAGTGGCCCGGCTACCGGAACTGGCAGATCGCTTGCGAGAGCAGCATCCCTACGAACTGCCTGAATTGATTGTGCTTCCGGTTGTTGGTGGTTTCACCGCTTATCTGGATTGGGTCCGCACCCAGACGCGTCCTGCGTGA
- a CDS encoding AraC family transcriptional regulator, with the protein MTTILNRYAQLHSQDVDCVQHYISQVFCPHSLTLADTRQRLNARLYLRQGQDVAYGRLRYGAQVQIQPQPLDDFYLLQIPLSGQEQIHTAHGRFASTSRLASIISPTQAFSMEHSLEADKLFVRIGRQGLERHYQDYFAQPVRGPLEFQPSIPLDAPGGASLRRLLDWQFAEVSDGTLFDQPRQVRQFEQTLIYALFELHQHNQPTHKTAAALPHVLRRALDFMESQTGQPITIGDIAQAAGVSVRSLYAGFREHLGVAPMARLKQMRLEAARRYLQAGGMSVTEVALACGFTHLGQFSADYRHSYGERPSETLSGLSRPRSGV; encoded by the coding sequence ATGACCACCATACTGAATCGCTATGCCCAGCTGCATTCGCAGGATGTGGACTGCGTTCAGCACTATATCTCCCAGGTTTTCTGCCCGCATAGTCTGACCTTGGCGGATACCCGTCAGCGCCTGAATGCACGCCTGTATCTACGCCAAGGCCAGGATGTGGCCTATGGTCGCTTGCGCTATGGCGCGCAGGTGCAGATTCAACCCCAGCCTCTGGATGATTTCTATCTCTTGCAAATCCCTTTGTCGGGACAAGAGCAGATTCATACGGCGCATGGACGTTTCGCGTCTACTTCGCGCCTGGCTTCCATCATCAGCCCGACTCAAGCCTTCAGCATGGAACATAGCCTGGAGGCCGATAAGCTGTTTGTGCGTATCGGGCGCCAAGGGCTGGAGCGCCATTATCAGGATTATTTTGCGCAGCCTGTGCGCGGTCCGCTGGAGTTTCAGCCTTCCATTCCTTTGGATGCACCCGGTGGAGCGAGTTTGCGCCGCTTGCTGGATTGGCAGTTTGCCGAAGTGTCGGATGGCACCTTGTTTGATCAGCCGCGTCAGGTACGCCAGTTCGAGCAGACTCTGATTTATGCCTTGTTCGAGCTGCATCAGCACAATCAGCCCACTCACAAGACCGCGGCAGCCTTGCCGCATGTGTTGCGACGCGCCTTGGATTTCATGGAAAGCCAGACCGGCCAGCCCATCACTATTGGCGATATTGCCCAGGCGGCGGGTGTCAGCGTGCGCAGCCTGTATGCCGGATTCCGGGAGCATCTGGGTGTCGCACCCATGGCGCGTCTGAAGCAGATGCGTCTGGAAGCCGCCCGGCGATATTTGCAGGCAGGTGGCATGTCGGTTACCGAGGTGGCCCTGGCCTGTGGCTTTACCCATTTGGGGCAATTCTCGGCCGACTATAGGCATAGCTATGGCGAGCGCCCCTCTGAAACATTAAGTGGCCTGAGTCGACCTCGATCCGGCGTCTAA
- a CDS encoding flavin reductase family protein produces MPVELASLPTDQALHAPGVSAEQFKLAMRHLGGTANVITVEHQGQRSGLTATSVTSVAADPAEVLVCVNQSSSSWPLMRDSGLFGVNILGVEQAGMALQFAGFKGEQGDARYAGHDWLRTEHGIWLARQAPAALACQIVEVIERHSHALVLGRVLQVHHAEQEQDSPLLYWQGRFGRFQGQ; encoded by the coding sequence ATGCCTGTGGAATTGGCTTCCTTGCCGACAGACCAAGCGCTACACGCGCCTGGAGTTTCTGCCGAGCAGTTCAAACTTGCTATGCGCCATCTGGGTGGCACGGCCAATGTGATTACGGTCGAACATCAGGGCCAGCGCAGCGGACTGACCGCGACTTCGGTGACCTCGGTAGCCGCAGATCCGGCAGAGGTGCTGGTCTGCGTGAATCAAAGCTCCTCGTCCTGGCCTTTGATGCGCGACAGCGGTCTGTTTGGTGTGAACATTCTGGGTGTCGAGCAGGCAGGCATGGCTTTGCAGTTTGCCGGTTTCAAAGGCGAGCAAGGTGATGCGCGTTATGCCGGGCACGATTGGCTGCGTACCGAGCACGGCATCTGGCTGGCCCGACAGGCTCCCGCCGCCTTGGCCTGCCAGATTGTGGAAGTGATTGAACGTCACAGCCACGCTTTGGTACTGGGCCGTGTCTTGCAGGTACACCATGCCGAGCAGGAACAGGATTCGCCTTTGCTGTATTGGCAGGGACGCTTTGGCCGCTTTCAGGGCCAGTAA